The proteins below come from a single Parageobacillus thermoglucosidasius genomic window:
- a CDS encoding TetR/AcrR family transcriptional regulator, with amino-acid sequence MSIDRKRQIIEAAAKSFSLFGYKATTMEQIAKLANVGKGTIYTFFKNKEDLLDAIVSSLILEIIEEAEQAMDPDRPFSENAHRALYRILEFRQQHQLTAKLLQEVRNLGTPAVQEVMKKLDLAIIDYIRKKIDIAIKKGEIRDCDAEITAFLMLKTYIALIVDWEKDHEPLTKEEIAQLFELYFLKGLSK; translated from the coding sequence ATGTCAATTGATCGAAAGCGACAAATCATTGAAGCAGCTGCGAAATCATTTTCGTTATTTGGCTACAAAGCAACGACGATGGAGCAAATAGCGAAGCTTGCCAATGTCGGAAAAGGGACGATTTATACGTTTTTTAAAAACAAAGAAGATTTATTGGATGCCATTGTCTCTTCGCTTATTTTAGAAATAATAGAAGAAGCCGAGCAGGCGATGGATCCCGATCGTCCTTTTTCAGAAAACGCGCATCGCGCTTTATACCGCATTTTAGAGTTTCGCCAGCAACATCAATTGACAGCAAAGCTTCTTCAAGAGGTGCGCAACCTCGGAACACCGGCAGTTCAAGAAGTGATGAAAAAATTGGATTTGGCCATTATCGATTATATTCGCAAAAAAATCGACATTGCCATCAAAAAAGGAGAAATTCGCGACTGCGATGCCGAGATAACGGCGTTCTTAATGCTGAAAACGTATATTGCTCTGATTGTCGATTGGGAAAAAGATCATGAGCCGCTGACGAAGGAAGAAATTGCGCAATTATTTGAACTTTATTTTCTCAAAGGATTGTCGAAATAG
- the hemY gene encoding protoporphyrinogen oxidase: MNDEKYTVVIIGGGITGITAAYYLQKAVKERQLPIECKLVEATHRLGGKVQTVVRDGFVIERGPDSFLARKTSAFRLVREVGLENEIVHNATGKSYILVNGKLYPIPGGAIMGIPTQIGPFITTRLFSPLGKLRAAFDFILPPTKAEGDLSLGQFFRRRLGDEVVDNLIEPLLSGIYAGDIDQMSLMATFPQFFQIEQKYGSLVLGAKRTAPKAQKERKGAFQTLKTGLQSLVDEVEKRMEQGSVIKGVRVERVWREGTGYRLRLSNGDIWKADSIIVAAPHSSVPAMFADYPFFEPFQSIPSTSVATVALAFPESAIEQDIDGTGFVVSRRNDYTITACTWTHKKWPHTAPDGKALLRCYVGRPGDEEIVEQSDDEIVRVVMDDLSKIMRISGRPELIAISRWKEAMPQYTVGHKERLAKIKTHMDAELPGVFLAGSSYEGLGLPDCIDQGENAVKKVLDYLQTAPRKLAEVNSKMS, encoded by the coding sequence GTGAATGACGAAAAATATACGGTTGTGATTATCGGAGGCGGCATCACAGGAATTACTGCTGCATATTATCTGCAAAAAGCGGTGAAAGAACGGCAGCTTCCAATCGAATGCAAACTGGTGGAAGCGACACACCGCTTGGGCGGCAAAGTGCAAACAGTGGTGCGCGATGGCTTTGTCATTGAGCGCGGCCCTGATTCGTTTTTGGCGCGAAAAACGAGCGCTTTCCGTCTTGTGCGTGAAGTTGGGCTCGAAAATGAAATTGTTCATAATGCGACGGGAAAATCGTATATTCTTGTGAACGGAAAGCTATATCCGATACCAGGTGGGGCCATTATGGGGATTCCGACGCAAATCGGCCCATTTATCACGACAAGGCTGTTTTCCCCATTAGGAAAGCTGCGCGCCGCTTTTGATTTTATTTTGCCGCCGACAAAAGCGGAAGGTGATTTATCGTTAGGGCAATTTTTCCGCCGCCGTCTCGGAGATGAGGTGGTGGATAACTTAATTGAACCGCTGTTGTCGGGCATTTATGCCGGCGACATTGACCAAATGAGTTTAATGGCGACATTTCCGCAATTTTTCCAAATTGAGCAGAAATACGGCAGTCTCGTGCTCGGAGCGAAGCGGACGGCGCCGAAAGCGCAGAAAGAGCGGAAAGGTGCGTTTCAAACGTTAAAGACAGGGCTGCAATCGTTAGTCGATGAAGTGGAAAAACGGATGGAACAAGGCAGCGTCATTAAAGGAGTACGGGTAGAAAGAGTGTGGCGCGAGGGAACGGGATACCGTCTGCGCTTAAGCAACGGCGACATATGGAAGGCGGACAGCATCATCGTCGCGGCGCCGCATTCGTCTGTGCCAGCGATGTTTGCTGATTACCCGTTTTTTGAGCCTTTCCAATCTATTCCATCGACATCTGTCGCAACTGTTGCACTGGCCTTTCCGGAAAGCGCCATTGAACAAGATATTGACGGAACCGGTTTTGTCGTTTCCCGCCGCAACGATTATACCATTACCGCCTGCACATGGACACATAAAAAATGGCCGCATACCGCGCCGGATGGAAAAGCGTTGTTACGCTGCTATGTCGGGCGCCCCGGCGATGAAGAAATCGTTGAGCAGTCCGATGACGAAATTGTCCGTGTCGTGATGGATGATTTAAGCAAAATTATGCGCATTTCCGGACGTCCAGAGCTTATTGCTATCTCGCGATGGAAAGAGGCGATGCCGCAATATACCGTGGGGCATAAAGAGCGGCTTGCGAAAATAAAAACACATATGGATGCGGAACTTCCAGGCGTGTTTTTGGCGGGAAGTTCATATGAAGGATTAGGACTGCCAGATTGCATTGACCAAGGGGAAAATGCGGTGAAAAAAGTGCTTGATTATTTGCAAACGGCCCCGCGGAAACTGGCGGAGGTTAACTCAAAAATGAGTTAA
- the hemH gene encoding ferrochelatase, giving the protein MAKKKMGLLVMAYGTPYKEEDIERYYTHIRHGRKPSPELLEDLKQRYKAIGGISPLAQITLDQAKQLEKRLNSVQDDMEFQMYLGLKHIEPFVEDAVRQMHEDGIEEAVGIVLAPHFSTFSIQSYNERAKAEAEKLGGPVIYTIDSWYDEPKFIDYWVEKVKEVFASMSEEECDKAVLIVSAHSLPEKIIAAGDPYPQQLAETAKLIAEKAGVKHYAVGWQSAGNTPEPWLGPDVQDLTRQLHQEHGYTSFVYVPAGFVADHLEVLYDNDIECKQVTEEIGANYYRPEMPNTNAKFIDALATVVLKRTKLL; this is encoded by the coding sequence ATGGCAAAGAAGAAAATGGGGCTATTGGTGATGGCATACGGAACTCCATACAAAGAAGAAGACATTGAGCGATATTATACGCACATTCGGCACGGCAGAAAGCCTTCCCCGGAACTATTGGAAGACTTAAAGCAACGCTATAAAGCGATTGGCGGAATTTCCCCGTTGGCCCAAATTACCCTTGATCAAGCAAAACAGTTGGAAAAGCGGCTTAATAGTGTGCAAGATGACATGGAGTTTCAAATGTATCTAGGGTTAAAGCATATTGAGCCGTTTGTCGAAGACGCCGTTCGGCAAATGCATGAAGACGGCATTGAAGAAGCCGTGGGCATCGTGCTTGCACCACACTTTTCGACATTCAGCATCCAATCGTATAACGAGCGGGCAAAAGCGGAAGCGGAAAAACTCGGAGGGCCGGTAATTTATACGATTGACAGCTGGTATGATGAACCGAAATTTATCGACTATTGGGTGGAAAAAGTAAAAGAAGTGTTTGCTTCAATGAGCGAAGAAGAATGCGACAAAGCGGTGCTCATCGTATCGGCGCACAGCCTGCCGGAAAAAATTATTGCCGCGGGCGACCCGTATCCGCAGCAGCTGGCGGAAACAGCGAAACTGATTGCCGAAAAAGCCGGCGTTAAACATTATGCGGTAGGCTGGCAAAGTGCAGGCAACACGCCAGAGCCTTGGCTCGGTCCGGATGTCCAAGACTTAACGAGACAGTTGCATCAAGAACATGGATATACGTCATTTGTTTATGTTCCGGCCGGTTTTGTCGCCGATCATTTAGAAGTGTTGTATGATAATGATATTGAATGTAAACAAGTGACAGAAGAAATCGGCGCAAACTACTATCGTCCAGAAATGCCGAATACGAATGCAAAATTCATCGATGCATTAGCAACAGTTGTATTAAAACGGACCAAACTTTTATAA
- the hemE gene encoding uroporphyrinogen decarboxylase: MSKWMNDTFLRACRGEKTDYVPVWYMRQAGRSQPEYRALKEKYSLFEITHQPELCAYVTRLPVEQYNVDAAILYKDIMSPLPAIGVDVEIKAGVGPVIANPIRSMADVERLGEIHPEEDVPYVLETIKLLTTEQLNVPLIGFAGAPFTLASYMIEGGPSKNYNKTKAFMYAEPKAWFALMDKLADMTIRYVKAQIRAGADAIQIFDSWVGAVSVDDYRTFIKPTMARIFAALREENVPLIMFGVGASHLAKEWNDLPLDVIGLDWRLSLREARQSGITKALQGNLDPAVLLAPWEVIEKRVKQILDEGMERPGYVFNLGHGIFPEIRPETLKRLTAFIHEYTSRK; encoded by the coding sequence ATGTCAAAATGGATGAACGATACATTTTTGCGCGCTTGCCGCGGCGAAAAAACGGATTATGTTCCGGTTTGGTACATGAGGCAAGCGGGGAGATCGCAGCCGGAGTACCGGGCGCTGAAAGAGAAATATTCATTATTTGAGATTACGCACCAACCGGAACTTTGCGCGTATGTAACAAGATTACCGGTCGAACAGTACAATGTCGATGCGGCGATTTTGTATAAAGATATTATGTCTCCGCTTCCGGCGATTGGCGTTGATGTGGAGATTAAAGCGGGGGTTGGGCCGGTGATTGCCAATCCGATTCGCTCCATGGCTGATGTGGAAAGGCTTGGGGAAATTCATCCGGAAGAAGATGTACCGTACGTATTGGAAACGATCAAGCTGCTGACGACCGAACAGCTGAACGTTCCGCTCATCGGATTTGCCGGCGCGCCGTTTACGCTCGCGAGCTATATGATTGAAGGCGGTCCATCGAAAAACTATAATAAAACAAAAGCGTTTATGTACGCGGAACCGAAAGCGTGGTTTGCGTTGATGGACAAGCTTGCCGATATGACGATTCGCTATGTGAAGGCGCAAATCCGCGCTGGTGCGGACGCCATCCAAATTTTTGATTCATGGGTTGGCGCCGTGAGTGTGGATGATTACCGCACATTTATTAAGCCGACGATGGCCCGGATTTTTGCGGCGCTTCGCGAAGAAAACGTCCCGCTCATTATGTTCGGCGTCGGCGCAAGCCATTTGGCGAAAGAGTGGAACGATTTGCCGCTTGATGTCATCGGGCTTGACTGGCGGCTTTCCCTTCGTGAAGCACGGCAAAGCGGAATTACAAAGGCGCTTCAAGGAAATTTAGATCCGGCGGTTTTGCTTGCCCCTTGGGAAGTGATTGAAAAACGCGTGAAACAAATTTTAGATGAAGGCATGGAACGGCCGGGATATGTATTTAACTTAGGCCACGGCATTTTTCCAGAAATCCGGCCAGAGACGCTAAAACGGCTGACAGCGTTTATTCATGAATATACGTCGAGAAAATGA